A portion of the Adhaeribacter radiodurans genome contains these proteins:
- a CDS encoding urease accessory protein UreD — MVPHENSFFSNCNRIYMADRASLVLGVIITCGRKLSGELFKFTFLHTFTEIFRNDRLIFKDQLLLTPNQNPLQMLGQWEQFTHEGTLLYLPGFTIEYSL; from the coding sequence ATGGTTCCCCACGAAAATTCGTTTTTTAGTAACTGCAATCGTATTTATATGGCTGATAGAGCCAGCCTTGTTTTGGGAGTAATAATTACCTGCGGTCGCAAATTGTCGGGTGAGTTATTTAAATTTACTTTTTTACATACCTTTACCGAGATTTTTCGCAATGATCGCTTAATTTTTAAAGACCAGTTGCTTCTTACTCCGAATCAAAACCCTTTGCAAATGCTTGGGCAATGGGAGCAATTTACGCATGAAGGCACCCTCCTCTACCTGCCTGGCTTTACAATAGAGTATTCTCTATAA
- a CDS encoding urease subunit beta, which yields MIPGEYFIPKGEVEANFGRRTETLIVVNTGDRPVHIDSHFHFFEVNPLMAFDRDKAFGMRLNIPAGTAVRFEPGKEKKITLVELAGNKQAFGMNNLVNGSTAGPEQKQQRLTKAHQGNFKTKGL from the coding sequence ATGATTCCAGGTGAATATTTTATCCCGAAGGGAGAAGTGGAAGCGAACTTTGGGCGCCGGACCGAAACTTTGATTGTAGTAAATACCGGTGACCGGCCAGTCCATATTGACTCCCATTTCCATTTCTTTGAAGTAAATCCTTTAATGGCTTTCGATCGGGACAAAGCTTTTGGGATGCGCTTAAATATTCCGGCGGGTACAGCCGTGCGGTTCGAGCCGGGTAAGGAGAAAAAAATTACCTTGGTAGAACTAGCTGGAAACAAACAGGCTTTTGGCATGAACAATTTAGTAAATGGTTCTACCGCTGGACCCGAACAAAAGCAGCAAAGACTTACTAAAGCCCACCAAGGTAATTTTAAAACCAAAGGATTATGA
- a CDS encoding urease accessory UreD/UreH family protein: MALLPYQIEIDLKENCRLHLQTQSYQRLFRMEKGGTQTIVGNLPIAICTIFLIPWFPTKIRFLVTAIVFIWLIEPALFWE; encoded by the coding sequence ATGGCCTTACTACCTTACCAAATCGAAATTGATTTAAAAGAAAATTGCCGGCTGCACCTGCAAACTCAATCTTATCAACGCTTGTTCCGGATGGAAAAGGGTGGTACTCAAACAATAGTTGGAAACCTACCAATAGCCATTTGCACTATATTCCTCATCCCATGGTTCCCCACGAAAATTCGTTTTTTAGTAACTGCAATCGTATTTATATGGCTGATAGAGCCAGCCTTGTTTTGGGAGTAA